From one Candidatus Sulfotelmatobacter sp. genomic stretch:
- a CDS encoding S9 family peptidase, whose protein sequence is MADLVTLAALRALVSLSDPRLSPDGTRVAYVRTTADVPHDRMAHALVVQSAAGGAARVVDAGPFVGAPRWSPDGTRLAYLRHDAKHDDDQIVVVRLAGGAAVTVTHAPRGVEHYAWSPDGRRFVYDTRDAEPNAAAAKAHDDLFAVGDDGFLTDQPPTPSHLWLVASTGGAARRLTHGTWSVYEGVPPFAGGTGDPSWSPDGRSILIATSPDAHDAVTDRSTVALVDAATGAVRELDAPRTYVYEPAFAPAGGSFAYLRPHGPGPISAFDAIVATPTSAGVDRTSALDRDVTSLHWSGDVLVATMVDGLRNGVLVIPPSGKPRRIDVGALSVGDLDAGPHGELAFVGSTPSRPPELYVVRAPGARPLALTAVNARLRALRYARVEPVRWTGPDGMVSEGLLVHPIGERPGVHYPLLVWHHGGPEAAVDLGYDEGTDEGMPIGQLGAARGWYVFLPNYRGSDDLGTAHEHAIFEDPGEGPMRDVMAGLADVEHRGAIDTGRECVGGHSYGGYMTGWIIGHDARWKCAVIGDGAVDWLQAYDLSAAGNLAWTRDSLGGSPWTSAAMLTRYREDSPITYATQVRTPTLILTGLVDQTVPFTESWTYYHALRDRGVPVRLIAIPTAHHTPHDPVRLDAYERHILDWIAVHVGQ, encoded by the coding sequence ATGGCCGATCTCGTCACGCTGGCGGCGCTGCGCGCGCTCGTCTCGCTCTCCGACCCGCGCCTGTCGCCCGATGGGACGCGCGTCGCTTACGTGCGCACGACCGCCGACGTGCCGCACGACCGCATGGCGCATGCGCTCGTGGTGCAGTCCGCGGCCGGTGGCGCGGCGCGCGTCGTCGACGCGGGGCCGTTCGTCGGCGCGCCGCGCTGGTCGCCCGACGGGACGCGGCTCGCGTACCTGCGCCACGATGCGAAGCACGACGACGATCAGATCGTGGTGGTGCGCCTGGCCGGCGGTGCGGCGGTGACCGTTACCCACGCGCCGCGCGGCGTCGAGCACTATGCCTGGAGCCCGGACGGCCGGCGCTTCGTTTACGACACGCGCGACGCCGAGCCGAACGCGGCCGCCGCGAAGGCGCACGACGATCTGTTCGCGGTCGGCGACGACGGCTTTCTCACCGACCAGCCGCCGACGCCCTCGCACCTGTGGCTGGTGGCGAGCACGGGCGGTGCGGCCCGGCGTCTCACGCACGGCACGTGGAGCGTCTACGAGGGCGTCCCGCCGTTCGCCGGCGGGACCGGCGATCCGTCGTGGTCGCCCGACGGGCGCAGCATCCTGATCGCGACCTCGCCCGACGCGCACGACGCGGTGACCGATCGCTCGACGGTCGCGCTCGTCGACGCGGCGACCGGCGCCGTGCGCGAGCTCGACGCGCCGCGCACCTACGTCTACGAGCCGGCCTTCGCGCCGGCCGGCGGCAGCTTCGCGTACCTGCGCCCACACGGGCCGGGACCGATCAGCGCCTTCGACGCGATCGTCGCCACGCCGACCAGCGCCGGCGTCGATCGCACGAGCGCGCTCGATCGCGACGTGACCTCGCTGCACTGGTCGGGCGACGTGCTCGTCGCGACCATGGTCGACGGCTTGCGCAACGGCGTGCTGGTGATTCCGCCGAGCGGGAAGCCGCGCCGCATCGACGTCGGCGCGCTCTCGGTCGGCGATCTGGATGCCGGACCGCACGGTGAGCTGGCCTTCGTCGGCAGCACGCCGAGCCGGCCGCCCGAGCTGTACGTCGTACGCGCTCCCGGCGCGCGGCCACTGGCGCTCACCGCCGTCAACGCGCGCTTGCGCGCGCTGCGCTACGCGCGCGTCGAGCCCGTGCGCTGGACCGGGCCCGACGGGATGGTGTCGGAAGGCCTGCTGGTGCACCCGATCGGCGAACGGCCGGGCGTCCACTATCCGCTGTTGGTGTGGCATCACGGGGGCCCCGAAGCGGCGGTCGACCTCGGCTACGACGAGGGAACCGACGAGGGGATGCCGATCGGGCAGCTCGGCGCCGCGCGCGGCTGGTACGTGTTCTTACCGAACTATCGCGGCAGCGACGACCTCGGCACCGCGCACGAGCACGCGATCTTCGAAGATCCGGGCGAGGGTCCGATGCGGGACGTCATGGCGGGGCTCGCCGACGTCGAGCATCGCGGTGCGATCGACACCGGCCGCGAGTGCGTCGGCGGCCATTCGTACGGCGGCTACATGACCGGCTGGATCATCGGCCACGACGCGCGCTGGAAATGCGCCGTGATCGGCGACGGCGCCGTCGATTGGCTGCAGGCGTACGACCTCTCCGCCGCCGGCAACCTCGCCTGGACGCGCGATTCGCTGGGCGGCAGCCCGTGGACGAGCGCCGCGATGCTGACGCGCTACCGCGAGGACTCGCCGATCACCTACGCGACGCAGGTCCGCACGCCGACGCTGATCCTCACCGGCCTGGTCGACCAAACGGTCCCGTTCACCGAGTCGTGGACGTACTATCACGCGCTGCGCGACCGCGGCGTTCCGGTCCGACTGATCGCGATTCCGACCGCGCACCACACGCCGCACGACCCGGTCCGCCTGGACGCCTACGAACGCCACATCCTGGACTGGATCGCGGTACACGTTGGCCAGTAA
- a CDS encoding acetyl-CoA carboxylase biotin carboxylase subunit produces the protein MAEPPFRKILVANRGEIAIRVMRSAKELGCATVAVYSDADRDALHVRYADEAYHLGAAAPSQSYLDVEKILAVCARAGVDAVHPGYGFFAENAGFARRVIAAGMTWIGPHPDAIDAMGDKIRARQAMVAAGVPVVPGGTDPIADAGAARLAAEKYGLPLALKASGGGGGKGLKVARTVDELESAFATATREASAYFGNPTIYVERYLENPKHVELQILADKHGSVLHVGERDCSLQRRHQKLWEEAPARIPENVRRGLREAGVQAAKAIAYDSVGTIECLVSGDEFYFLEMNTRIQVEHTVSEEISGIDLVREQILVAAGRPLTLAQDAIDFRGHAIEVRVNAEDPAQNFRPAPGTVERYREPGGFGVRVDSAAYPGFTITPDYDSLIAKLIVWARDRDEALARLGRAIDEYVVTGVPTTLPLLRALVDYGPVRDASYGTATLEPFAASLGAAATDGVAAVRDADADGAETGADDGTIRVEVNERMFRVRFVDLPLPNASPAAGAAPPRTLPKKGGGARRNAAAAGNDVLSPMHGVVVELPRAVGDAVQEGDVVAIIEAMKMMNEVRAHKAGTIGALHVAPGATIEARTPLLTIGDVAVHP, from the coding sequence ATGGCTGAGCCGCCGTTCCGCAAGATCCTGGTCGCCAACCGTGGCGAGATCGCGATCCGCGTCATGCGCAGCGCGAAAGAGCTGGGCTGCGCGACCGTGGCGGTCTACTCCGACGCCGACCGCGATGCGCTGCACGTGCGCTACGCCGACGAAGCGTACCATCTCGGCGCCGCGGCGCCCTCGCAGTCCTACCTCGACGTCGAGAAGATCCTCGCCGTCTGCGCGCGCGCCGGCGTCGATGCCGTCCATCCGGGCTACGGCTTCTTCGCCGAGAACGCCGGCTTCGCGCGGCGCGTGATCGCGGCCGGGATGACCTGGATCGGACCGCACCCCGACGCGATCGACGCGATGGGCGACAAAATTCGCGCGCGCCAAGCGATGGTCGCGGCCGGCGTCCCGGTCGTGCCGGGCGGAACCGATCCGATCGCCGACGCCGGCGCCGCTCGCCTCGCGGCGGAGAAGTACGGCCTGCCGCTGGCGCTCAAGGCGTCGGGCGGCGGAGGCGGTAAGGGCCTCAAGGTCGCGCGCACGGTCGACGAGCTGGAGTCCGCGTTCGCGACGGCGACCCGCGAGGCCAGCGCGTATTTCGGCAACCCGACGATCTACGTCGAGCGCTATCTCGAGAACCCCAAGCACGTCGAGCTGCAGATCCTGGCCGACAAGCACGGCAGCGTGCTGCACGTCGGCGAGCGCGACTGCTCGCTGCAGCGCCGTCACCAAAAGCTGTGGGAAGAAGCCCCCGCACGCATCCCCGAGAACGTGCGCCGCGGGCTGCGCGAGGCCGGCGTGCAAGCCGCCAAGGCGATCGCGTACGACTCGGTCGGCACGATCGAGTGTCTGGTCAGCGGCGACGAGTTCTACTTCCTGGAGATGAACACGCGCATCCAGGTCGAGCACACCGTCTCCGAGGAGATCTCGGGGATCGATCTGGTGCGCGAGCAGATCCTGGTCGCGGCGGGCCGTCCGCTGACGCTCGCGCAAGACGCGATCGACTTTCGCGGCCACGCGATCGAGGTGCGCGTCAACGCCGAGGACCCGGCGCAGAATTTCCGTCCCGCGCCGGGGACCGTCGAGCGTTACCGCGAGCCGGGCGGCTTCGGCGTGCGCGTCGACTCGGCCGCGTATCCGGGCTTCACGATCACGCCCGACTACGACTCGCTGATCGCCAAGCTGATCGTGTGGGCGCGCGACCGCGACGAGGCGCTGGCGCGCCTGGGCCGCGCGATCGACGAGTACGTGGTCACCGGCGTCCCGACCACGCTGCCGCTGCTGCGCGCGCTGGTCGACTACGGCCCGGTACGCGACGCCTCGTACGGCACCGCGACGCTCGAGCCGTTCGCCGCCTCGCTCGGCGCCGCGGCGACCGACGGCGTCGCCGCCGTCCGCGACGCGGACGCGGACGGTGCCGAAACGGGGGCCGACGACGGCACGATTCGCGTCGAGGTCAACGAGCGCATGTTCCGGGTGCGGTTCGTCGATCTGCCGTTGCCGAACGCAAGCCCCGCAGCGGGCGCGGCGCCGCCGCGCACGCTGCCGAAGAAGGGGGGCGGCGCGCGCAGGAACGCGGCCGCGGCCGGCAACGACGTCCTCTCGCCGATGCACGGCGTCGTCGTCGAGCTGCCTCGGGCGGTCGGCGACGCGGTGCAAGAGGGGGACGTGGTCGCGATCATCGAGGCGATGAAGATGATGAACGAGGTTCGCGCCCACAAGGCCGGCACGATCGGCGCGCTGCACGTCGCGCCCGGCGCAACCATCGAAGCCCGCACGCCGCTGCTCACGATCGGAGACGTTGCCGTTCACCCGTGA
- a CDS encoding FAD-dependent oxidoreductase, whose translation MEERTFDVLVVGASLGGVAAALRASAMGASVCLLEASEWIGGQYSSQGLTRGDETEYIAGGTGCTALYAQFRANAVAYYTSSFALSATGKALHPFQPGAVDARYATNLRVGPRVAHLVLAQMLRATAPAVTVLTGMRAHSVESNGSRVAAVIARPYDGAPVRFAASYVLDATDLGEVLVLADAPHAIGAEARTEFGEPAAPDAAHPEWIQPITLPVAVERRPAGENHTIPKPLGYDEIVRAKPFAMEFGAGGVFRATGGDSLFNYRQFVAAANFADPSLRYDVTTLNDVSNDYREEGFPTGDPARDQSVLLAARARSLAYVYWLQTACPRDDGTGNGYPNVRVATEVFGTPDGVAPLPYVRESRRIKARKTVRQQDIVVGDAPRATLFPDACGIGWYRLDMHTLLNGMPDYEGRQPAHFQIPLGALVPADGTENLLPACKNLGVTHITNSAYRVHPIEWNIGEAAGALAAFCVKHAMTPSTVLEAPQLHVFQDALLAAGVPLYWWSDLPPADAALFRAAHLLGARGYLTRPASLAFGAADIVGPLEHAEIERAVGGSSLPWPSTTMTRADVAAWLVAHLQL comes from the coding sequence GTGGAAGAACGAACGTTCGACGTCCTCGTCGTCGGCGCCAGCTTGGGCGGCGTCGCGGCGGCGTTGCGCGCGAGCGCGATGGGCGCGTCGGTGTGCTTGCTCGAGGCGTCCGAGTGGATCGGCGGGCAATACAGCAGCCAGGGGCTGACGCGCGGCGACGAGACGGAGTACATCGCCGGCGGCACCGGCTGCACCGCGCTCTACGCCCAATTTCGCGCGAACGCGGTGGCGTACTACACGAGCAGCTTCGCGCTCTCGGCGACCGGCAAGGCGCTGCACCCGTTCCAGCCCGGTGCCGTCGACGCGCGGTACGCGACCAACCTGCGCGTCGGGCCACGCGTCGCGCACCTGGTCCTCGCGCAGATGTTGCGTGCGACCGCGCCGGCGGTGACGGTGCTGACCGGGATGCGGGCGCACTCGGTCGAGTCGAACGGGTCGCGCGTCGCCGCGGTGATCGCGCGGCCGTACGACGGCGCGCCGGTTCGCTTCGCCGCGAGTTACGTGCTCGACGCGACCGATCTGGGCGAGGTGCTCGTCTTGGCCGATGCGCCGCATGCGATCGGCGCCGAAGCGCGCACGGAGTTCGGCGAGCCGGCCGCTCCGGACGCGGCGCATCCGGAGTGGATCCAACCGATCACGCTGCCGGTCGCGGTCGAGCGCCGTCCCGCGGGCGAGAACCACACCATCCCCAAGCCGCTCGGCTACGACGAGATCGTGCGCGCGAAGCCGTTCGCGATGGAGTTCGGCGCCGGCGGCGTCTTCCGGGCCACCGGCGGCGATTCGCTGTTCAACTATCGCCAGTTCGTCGCCGCGGCGAACTTCGCCGATCCCTCGCTGCGGTACGACGTGACCACGCTCAACGACGTCTCCAACGATTATCGCGAAGAGGGCTTTCCGACCGGCGATCCGGCGCGGGACCAAAGCGTCTTGCTGGCCGCCCGCGCGCGCTCGCTGGCGTACGTCTACTGGTTGCAGACGGCGTGCCCGCGCGACGACGGCACGGGCAACGGCTATCCGAACGTACGGGTCGCGACCGAGGTCTTCGGGACGCCCGACGGCGTCGCGCCGTTGCCGTACGTGCGCGAGTCGCGCCGGATCAAGGCCCGGAAAACCGTGCGGCAGCAAGACATCGTGGTCGGCGACGCACCGCGCGCGACCCTCTTCCCCGACGCCTGCGGGATCGGCTGGTACCGTCTGGACATGCACACCCTGCTCAACGGGATGCCGGACTACGAAGGCCGGCAACCCGCGCACTTTCAGATCCCGCTGGGCGCGCTCGTGCCGGCCGACGGCACCGAGAATCTGCTGCCCGCCTGCAAGAACCTGGGCGTCACGCACATCACGAACTCGGCGTACCGCGTGCACCCGATCGAGTGGAACATCGGCGAAGCGGCGGGCGCGCTGGCCGCGTTCTGCGTCAAGCACGCCATGACGCCGAGCACCGTACTCGAAGCGCCGCAGTTGCACGTCTTCCAGGACGCGCTGCTCGCGGCCGGCGTCCCGCTCTATTGGTGGAGCGATCTGCCGCCGGCCGATGCGGCGCTGTTCCGTGCCGCGCACCTGCTGGGTGCACGCGGCTACCTGACCCGCCCGGCGTCGCTGGCGTTCGGCGCCGCCGACATCGTCGGCCCGCTCGAGCACGCTGAGATTGAGCGCGCCGTGGGCGGCTCGAGCCTGCCGTGGCCGTCGACGACGATGACGCGCGCCGACGTCGCAGCATGGCTGGTCGCGCACCTTCAGCTCTGA